A single Endozoicomonas sp. NE40 DNA region contains:
- a CDS encoding ion transporter — protein sequence MLSLFNKIDVMYETMKVYPLSWAYFLSFIFFTAFAFLNMIIGIVVNVLEEERQKDRKKAREERGEPTLMELQKQLVEIKQLLHKQKNDGQL from the coding sequence ATGCTATCACTTTTTAATAAGATCGATGTGATGTATGAAACCATGAAAGTCTACCCCCTCAGCTGGGCATACTTCCTGAGTTTCATATTTTTTACGGCCTTTGCCTTCCTGAATATGATCATAGGCATAGTGGTCAATGTACTGGAAGAAGAACGCCAGAAAGACCGCAAAAAAGCCCGGGAAGAGAGGGGCGAACCCACCTTAATGGAGTTACAGAAGCAACTGGTCGAAATCAAACAGCTGCTGCATAAACAAAAAAACGATGGTCAGCTATGA
- a CDS encoding homeobox domain-containing protein: protein MLFLTGWLRTGTVFAADDKDSFQADVFLTKRFKAFKPVSSPKKENRPLSTQPYETAKRPFDVHVCGAVTIQELAMARIFALTLFLLLTLRCWGQTEYPVTMGGMYTFSFLDLLILIYKPFTKPQGVGIGTIRLNDSPLWENSSLKMVQKEKEVFLNSWWLHSSKPCGYKNCQPSIEVPSENEPESELVEGAPDENLHKSRAITFFSLKQVGKFQCSLSDKPDRINFIFSGSRKSSIKSSAPYYDLYGMGQLPMDMYHLCSFYRIQPVRIVQVWMFRHDSGSGHNRDSGQDQANPGNPFAVYTEVDPQNVPSANPEPFSPDNIPPGVLSLAVGAVALGEDGFGELLRISNSQQELMGRRRNRLTSSDVRDNQDRRVDVALQGLMTLTGVTPVQHDILEREFLANAEPSEDTIQLLSLATGLDQEKIKLWFMERNKLASELEKKYLLYQLPGIQQKVDEIVEYTEQQ, encoded by the coding sequence TTGTTATTTCTTACAGGCTGGTTACGAACGGGAACTGTCTTCGCAGCCGATGATAAGGACTCCTTTCAGGCAGATGTATTCCTCACCAAAAGGTTTAAAGCATTTAAGCCCGTCAGTAGTCCGAAAAAGGAGAATCGACCATTAAGTACTCAACCATATGAAACGGCTAAGCGTCCTTTTGATGTACATGTGTGCGGTGCAGTCACAATTCAGGAGTTGGCTATGGCTCGAATATTTGCCCTGACGTTATTTCTTCTGTTAACGCTCAGGTGCTGGGGGCAAACAGAATACCCTGTCACCATGGGTGGTATGTATACCTTCAGTTTTTTGGATTTATTGATCCTGATCTACAAACCGTTTACCAAACCCCAGGGGGTTGGTATTGGTACTATCCGATTAAATGACAGCCCACTCTGGGAAAACTCTTCTTTGAAAATGGTTCAGAAAGAAAAGGAAGTATTCTTGAATTCGTGGTGGCTCCATTCCAGCAAACCCTGTGGGTACAAAAACTGCCAGCCTTCGATTGAAGTGCCTTCAGAGAACGAGCCTGAATCTGAACTGGTTGAAGGTGCGCCAGACGAGAATCTACACAAAAGTAGGGCTATTACGTTTTTCTCTCTGAAACAGGTCGGTAAATTTCAATGTTCCCTGTCTGATAAACCTGACCGAATTAACTTTATTTTTTCCGGTAGTCGCAAAAGTAGCATTAAGAGTAGCGCCCCTTATTACGATTTATACGGAATGGGTCAACTGCCGATGGACATGTATCACTTATGCTCTTTTTACCGGATTCAACCGGTGAGAATAGTCCAAGTATGGATGTTTCGTCACGATAGTGGTTCTGGTCACAATAGAGACTCTGGTCAAGATCAGGCGAATCCCGGAAATCCATTCGCTGTTTATACCGAGGTTGATCCACAAAACGTTCCTTCTGCGAATCCAGAACCATTCTCTCCTGATAACATTCCACCGGGTGTGCTGTCTCTTGCAGTAGGGGCTGTTGCGCTGGGGGAGGATGGGTTCGGGGAACTACTGAGGATATCAAATAGCCAGCAAGAACTGATGGGACGAAGGAGAAACAGGCTGACGTCAAGTGATGTGAGAGATAATCAGGATCGCCGTGTGGACGTGGCATTACAGGGATTGATGACTTTAACAGGCGTTACTCCCGTCCAGCACGACATACTCGAAAGAGAGTTTCTGGCAAATGCTGAGCCCTCTGAAGACACTATTCAATTATTAAGTCTGGCAACAGGTTTGGACCAGGAAAAGATTAAACTCTGGTTTATGGAACGTAACAAGTTAGCGAGTGAGCTAGAAAAAAAGTACCTCCTGTATCAACTACCCGGGATACAACAAAAGGTCGACGAGATTGTGGAGTACACCGAACAACAATAG